The DNA window CGCGAGCGTGTCGAGCAAAGTTCGGGGTGGTATTCCGGCAGAGTTTGATATGCACGTCATTTACCCTCTACATGGGGTTTCATTATGCCGGCGTGCGTGTGTTCGTAAGGCCTGTCACCGTTGGCTCAGTGGCTCAAAGTGTCCTGTTTTTGTCGCGCATTCCACAGAGCACTCACTGTTCGATCTGCTGGTGAGTCGTGACGACAGGTCAGCATGTGTGCATCACAGCAAGGGAGGGGCGAAGAGTTGGTGCTCGAGTGTTCGACGATCCTACaaggggctgctgctgcaggggcATGCTTGTGCGTGGCCTGAGATGGACAAAGCACCATTGCGCCCTCATCGCTCCGAGTCTGTCTCGACTCTGACATCGTTCGTCAACAACCTTGCATCAAAACGCATTCAGGACTTCCCATCATCGTTCATAGCAGGATAGTAGCACGGGCACCTGGCGGCGCCATAGAGCCAGGGGCAAGCCTCTGAAACTTACCTGTTGGTGGGGAATCGGGGGCGGAGCACGGCGCTAGTCTGCACCAGGGAAGTCCTGGAGggcacggggcgggcgggcacctACTGCCAGACGGGCTGCCCCTGCCCAGGTTCGCCAGGCGTGTTCTGTGCCAGGCCTCCAGCACATCCAGGGGCCCGTGGGCCGCCTGCAGCGACCCgactactaaggtacctaacCTTAGTACCAACCCAACCTCACATTGACCaccaggcgggcaggcgcgcCTGCAAGCCAGCAGTGGACGGGCCGCTGCTCCACAGCCCGGAGGAACAGAGCCTCGGAGTCCGTGAGGTGAGGAATCGACTCAGCACCTGCAGCCTGGCCCGCAAGACACCAGGGCTGTATGGGGTTACCTGACGAGCGCCTAGCATTCGTCGCCGAAAGTCTTGTACCGCCAGTGtctgggcgccgccctctgtTAGGGCGCAAGTGGTcaccaaccagccagccgcccgctccaTCAACTCTCCAGCTCGGATTGGACACGCAaccacctcgtcctcccatccatccgtcttCCTGCCCTCTCTCCCGCAAATACTAGCTCGCGACGACCTGTCACGACACCCTCACATCCCTCCCCTCGGGCGCTTGCGCGATAACCGCTTCTGGATCTGACTCCCGACCGGCAGCCCCCAGCTCAATCACCCCCGCCCGTCACGACGTTCTCGACGTCACAGACGGGCTCTACGAACGGCCGGCCGATCACGACAGCCCCGATTCGTATCCAACCTGTTGCGTTCTACTCGATTACGCTCTTTCTTCATCGTTGGCCACGACCACTGTCCTTCATGGTCGATCCCtgacgagcacgacgaccTGCGACTCCTCTTCTGCGATTTCTGTTCGTGCGCGCCCGTGCCTCCTCGCTCTTTCTactcccgcgccgcgcaacATTCCGCTCGTTTCCGTCCGACCTCCCCCGCCGAAGGCGCGTACCGTCGATAGCTCTGGGGCCTAGCACGAGTAGCACGACCGAACCGCTTGCTTCTACTACTGCAAATCTGCGCCCGCTATCATCGTCGCGATGATTGAAGACAAGTATGTCGCAACCGGCTGGTCGTGTGCTTCATCGGCGGCCAACACCCAGGAATTAGCCCTGTGGTTCTGACAAGGTTCTGGTAGATatgtcggcctcgcgctggccATGTGCTCGGCGTTAGCCATCGGTAGGTTACAAGTGTCATCGGCCATCCGCAGACTGCTTACACATTACTACAGGCACAAGTTTTGTCATAACGAAAAAGGTTCGCCGCAGCCCCTTGCGACGCGACAAAACTCCCTAGCCTGCGGCTGACCATGATCTCAAGGGTCTTATACAAGCAGAGGAGCGACACGGATTTGAAGGGGAGGGCTTCGTCTATCTCAAAAACCCACTGTGGTGGGCTGGCATTGCCACCCGTAAGTCATCTTGCGCGCGACTCAGATTGTGATGAGGCTGACCGCGCGTGTACAGTCGGCGTTGGTGAGGTTTGCAATTTCGCTGCATACGCCTTCGCGCCAGCCATTCTCGTCACTccgctcggcgccctcaGCGTTCTCATCGGTGCTGTCCTTGGATCCTATTTCCTGAAAGAGGAGCTGGGAACGCTGGGCAAGCTGGGCAGCGCCATCTGCCTCATTGGCGCTGTCGTGATTGTTCTCCATGCGCCGCCTGATGAGGAGATTGAAACCATAGACCAAATCCTGCATTATGCAATCCAGCCTGGTACGGTCGCGTCCATAACTCAATGTTTGACCATCAGCTGACCTGTATTCCCCTTCTACTAGGCTTTCTCTTGTACGCTATCTGCGTTGTTGGATTTGCCGTCTTTATGATCTACAGAATCGCGCCGGTCTATGGAAAGAAGAACGCTCTAATCTATCTTTCTATCTGCTCAACTGTCGGCTCCATCTCCGTCATGTCTGTCAAGGCTTTTGGCATTGCCCTGAAGCTCACATTCGCCGGCAACAACCAGTTCAGCCACCCATCAACCTACGTCTTCCTAATCTTGACCGCGGTCTGCATTCTCACCCAAATGAACTACTTCAACAAAGCATTGGCCACGTTTCCGACCAATATGTGAGACATTTCAAGCACCGCTGTCCTCTATTCCTCAGCTGACCCGCCGAAAATAGCGTCAACCCACTGTATTACGTGACCTTCACAACAGCCACGCTGTGCGCCTCATTCATCCTCTTCAGCGGCTTCAACACGACCGATCCTGTCAACACGCTATCGCTTCTTTGTGGCTTCCTTGTCACCTTCACCGGCGTCTACCTGCTCAATCTGTCTCGCGGCGATCCCAACGGCcagaagctcgtcgccggaCGCGGCGGCCTAGATGCCACACCAACAGACATGGTTTCCAGCTTCCAAACTCGGCGGAGCATGCAGTCGCGAAGGAGCGGCGATCCCGCTCGACACAGCATCGGTAGCATCCACGGGGACAGGGAGGGTTTGATTCGGGCAtacgatgaggaggaggctgcggGTTTCGGCCTTACTGATTTGGCGGAAGAGAGCGACGACAACACGGGCCGAGCCAATGGCCGAACGAACGGCAAAAAGGAGCATCGTAACAACGACATTGAACTGGAAACCAGGAAGTCGGCGGAGAGATAGTCGCGCGTGGACTATACTTCGTTCACGCAACAGCGGACCGAGGCCAAATGAGCCCTCGCGCACTGCGTTGTGTGAGCAAAGGGTGTTTCTTTACTTTGCATGGGGCACCACTCCCGCACTGTACATTTCCGGAAGCCATCTTGGAAACATGGTTCGCAGGTCGACATCACAAATGGCACGTCAGCACGATCGACTTACCCGGCCTTGTACTTGTGCATACGACGAGAGACGACCTGCACGTGTCTGCCTACTTGCTACGAGGAGTATCTTTTCGGTCAGGCCAGGGACGGAATCCACAATGGGGTGGGTTAGGCGTTAAAAGTGTTAAGGTTCATCTCGATCGGCCGCTGATTATTTTGTTGCCCTATCCTGCCTATGATgacgctcctcctcgtgtGCTTCACACGAGAGGCACGTGAATGGACATTCACCCTGTTGCGTGCGCGTTGGGGGAGAGTGTTTTACCGTGGGGCTTTTTGATGCCTCGTGTACGATGGCGTGGACGTTGAGGCGTCTTTTGTGGAGGGCTGCTGCCACGAAGAGAAACAGACTCGGGGAGCGCATGGCATATGTGACGCACTTttgaaggcgacggcggcatgacTGGCTGCGGCTGTTGCTTTCTGCTCTACTTCGACACCCACGTAGGGGTACAGACGTTCGTAGACGTGTCTTGAATTGAGGGAACAAAAAGAACATTGtcacgaaaaaaaaaatggcCTCCTTAAAGTTGGTTGCGGGGTAGGTCGTCTCGGTTCATCAGATTCTCAGGTCTCATTCCATTTTGGTGGCTTGGGTCTACCATACAAAGCAAGATGAAACCTTCCTATGCCCTCAAGCAGATGCAAAGATGATCAATTGACGCCTGAATAGACCGCCATTCCCTTGTCCtgtcccgtcgtcgtgccgGTGGCAGCAGTCGTTCGCTTCCACATCCCATCCCCAGCTCCCTGCGTCGCGTGAGAGCATTTATTGCTCAGCGGGAGCAGCCTCCGCCTCACCCTCCTGCTCAGCGTTGCGAGCGTCTTGGCTGGCCAGGTTCTGGGCGGCCTTAGCGCCGTAGTCCTGGCTGACGGGCTGGAGAAcagcctgctcctccttgggctcgatgatggtgacggcgtcgggcAGAGACTTCTGGGGGCCGGCCTTGCCCTCAGGGTCGGAGCCGCGCATGATCTTGACCTTAATACCCAGGACACCCTGGCGGAGCAGGACGTGGCGAGTGGCCGAGTCGATGAAGTCCTTGGCGGGCTGGCCGGAGTGGATCATGAAGCCGTCGGTGAACTTCATGCTCTtggcacgggcggcacggAGCTTGCCAGAGACGACAACTTCGCAGCCCTTGGCGCCGGACTCCATGATGAAGCGGAGGACACCATagcaggcgcggcggacggccaGGCCGTTGAGGAGCTTGTACCGGAGGGACTCGCACTGAGCGACGGCGGAGAGGCCGCGGTTCTGGACCTTGGCGGCGTACAGAGAGACGGAGTTCTCGGGGAACTTGAATCGCTTCTGGATGAGCGAGGTGAGCTcgcggatgcggcggccctgctcgccgaggacctccTGGGTGTGCGTGGCgcggatgatgatgtcggTGACGGTTGGCGTGACGcggacctcgacgccagAGTAACCCTCCTCAGCGAGCTCGCGCTGGAAGAACTCGTTCAGCTCGGCGTAGAAGacaccgtcggcgacgaactTTCTCCGCTTGGAGCTGCGAGAGAAGAATAAAAGTCAGTATTATCGCAATCGATGATTTTGCCTCGGCCTCCTAAGCACAGTTGTCCCAAAACTCCTTTGCCGAACCTCTGTCCCACTCGTCTCGGAATATTGACATTGGCCCCGCCCATGCGCGAGTTCCCCAGGCAATTGTACAATTGGCACTGCCATATGCGAGGGCCTCTgaggctgggcggcggccaatATATGCCAATGTTCGCGAATatggacggcatcgaggaggTTCCGGCGAGGGGTCCGGAACAGTGAACTgtgggcggcatcgagcaCGGCGGAAACTCACATCTGAGAACCAGGGTGCGCCATCTTGAAAGGTATGTAACGACGTCGAACGTGGGAGTTTGACTGGGTGTCGAGGGGGTCGGGCGGGTGTGGTCGGCGGGCGCTGGGGAAGTTCGAAAGGTTTCGCGATCCAGGGCGGTAGTGTTGGCGAGCCTCACCCGGAAAGTCGTCCCTCAATTTTTTGGTGTGGGCTGAGCCCTAATTGAGCAGCCGGCTGAGTGGGGTGCGAATGGGAATGGCAGTCGTCCTGGGTGGCTGCAAGTCACGGTGCGCACAGCCTGAATTTTTTTCTCTGGCCCACCTCAGCAAGCGGTGTGTGGGGCCTCGAGCATGCTGCGAGCTCTGTCGGAGAATTTgttttggcggcggccgagcgaGCGCAAAGGGACCCACCAGGCTGGCTTGAGACCTGACCTGGTCCTCGCCATAGTCACCAGCGGGGCAACCCCAGTGCCAGCTGCCCACCTTTgttggcgacgccgtggatgcgaggccgaggccgcgccTGACAACGTCACCACCTCCCCTCACCCCCGTCTGCCTCTTCGTCCGTAGTCGCAGCCCAGGGCACTCGCGTTCGTCCAGGGAGCGCTTCCGctgaagctgctgcccgaGAGCCTCCCCGCCATCCAACAGCCCGCCCGTGCATCGTccctctcgccgtcgcccatctGAGGCCACCCCACCCCACCTTCCATTTGCACTGGGCACAGTAGGTGGCCGGCCAGCTGTGCGTCTCACCTCAGTGGTAACGTGGAGCTTGGCTTGTGATCTGCCATCCCCGGATCCCACTCTGCCAACTTCCAACGACCAGTTGCACTACCGCCGTGTAAGCGAACATCGCTTGTATACGCTGCACCGGCGGCTATCGTACCCTCCGTGTTACAGTATCCTTTTGTTGGCATCATCAAACCATGTTTGAGGCTCTGTTGTAGCCGGTCATCCCGTCGACACGACCCCACCGTACGACAACTGAACTGACTggccggcgctggctgcgacTTTGTACCTACGCGCTCCGTTCGCATCAGCACCTCTCCGGATACGGCGGTTCTCGACCTAGAAAGCGTCGGTGGGCTCTGTGTAGCTGCAAGAGGGCAGTCAACGGCCGGCTGCCCGGGTCGGCGCCGCTACTCGGTCGCATCCTTATATCACGGTCCACGGTGGGCAACTGCTGGGATGGAGGCCCGCAAGGtacgtcgccgcctcctcgactcTTTGTCCTCAACAGCTGCGCGGAACAAGCGGCCTGACATAGCCCAGGTTATCCACAATGTGCAAGGCATCTacggcggccaggccaccAAGGGCACTCTTCGCTTGACTGACTTCCACATGGTCTTTTGCGCGCCAGTCGGCCCGCCTGCGAACGACACGGCTTCAACCCCACCCAAGACGAGGGAGCGATGGCTCACATACCCGATGCTCTGCTACTGCGCGTTGCGGCCGACTCTTCCTACTTCGCGGCAGGCGCCCTCGGTTCGCCTCCGTTGCCGGGACTTCACTTTTGTCACATTCAACTTCACAGATAATGACGCAGCCCGGGATGCCTACGACTTCATTCGGGGGCGTACGTGCAAGCTGGGGACCGTGGAGAGGCTCTTTGCCTTCAGCCACAGGCCTCTCAAGAACGAGCGCGAGGTGAATGGTTGGGAGATATACGACCCCAAAGCCGAGTTCAGGCGCCAGGGCATCAGCGAGAAACTTCCCGACCGAGGCTGGAGGATCACGCACATCAACAAGGACTATACCTTCTGCGACACCTACCCGgcggtcctcgtcgttcCATCAAAAATATCGGATAATGTCCTCAAATACGCTAGGGAATTCCGGTCACGAAATCGCGTACCTGTGCTGTCCTACATCCACCCCGTCAACAACTGCACAATCACCAGGAGCTCACAGCCGCTGGCTGGAATTACCAGAAAGACCAACGTCCAGGACGAAAAGCTCGTTGCGGCTTCCTTCTCCGCCTGGGTTCCAGGCGGTTCGGAAGAGCCTACTCCACCGTCGAGCCAGCTAGATGTAGCGAATGGCAGCCCTATGCTAGCGTCTGAGCTCTCAGACACAGAGCGATATGAAGACGAACTCATCTCAAGGTCGGCAGCCATATACGATGAAAAGACGGGTGAGCAGATTGTTTACGGGCGCCAACAAACAAACATGATTGTGGACGCCCGGCCGACCATAAACGCCATGGTCAACCAGGTTCAAGGCATGGGCTCCGAAAACATGGACAAGTATCCGTTTGCAACAAAGTCTTTTCTTAGTATCGAAAACATTCACGTCATGCGGAGTTCATTGAACAAAGTCATCGAGACGCTGAAGGATGCCGATGTCTCGCCACTACCACCCAACCGGGAGCTGTTGCACCAGAGCGGTTGGCTGCGGCATATTCATAGCGTTCTCGATGGCTCGGCCATCATTGCCCGGAGAATCGGCATCAGACACTCTCATGTCCTAATCCACTGCTCCGACGGCTGGGACCGAACAAGTCAGCTGAGCGCACTGGCCCAAATCATGCTGGATCCATACTACCGGACCCTCGAGGGCTTCGTTGTCCTTGTCGAAAAGGACTGGCTGTCATTCGGGCACATGTTCAGGTTGCGATCCGGTCACCTCAACCACGAGGATTGGTTCACGATCCAGAAGGACGCGCTCGCAGGGTCCAAAATCCAGCCAGGGGAGAACGATGGTCGCAACGACGCCTTTCAAAATGTGCTTAGTGGTGCCAAGAGGTTCTTCAACCCGAACAAAGACGATGCCGATCTCGATGCTATTAGTGAGACGGCCTCGGGGAAAGTCGTTGACGATGAAGCAACCACCCCCAAAATGGTCAGCCCCGTCTTTCATCAGTTCCTGGACTGCACATACCAGTTGGTGCGGCAGAACCCCAATCGTTTCGAGTTCAACGAGCGGTTCCTGCGGCGCCTGCTGTATCACCTGTATTCTTGCCAGTACGGAACGTTTCTGTATAATTCCGAAAAGCAAAGGAAGGATGCCAGAGTCAGCGAGCGAACGTCCTCCGTGTGGGACTACTTCCTTTGCAGAAAGGCCGAGTTCACAAATCCCGATTATGATCCCACCATCAACGACAGGGAACGCGGCCAGGAACGCATTCTTCTTCCAAATCTCAAAGAGATCAGATGGTGGTACCAACTTTTTGGGCGAACTGATGACGAGATGAACGGTGCCCTCCATGCTGCAGCGCTGGCAGAGAACGACAGGCAAGCTGCCGTATCTAAccttggccagggcagccCTGGCGCGCTATCCAGATCAGCTGCTGCCTCACCAAAGCCCCCTGGATTAGCTTCCAGTCAGTCCGTTCTCGCGGCCGTCGA is part of the Purpureocillium takamizusanense chromosome 7, complete sequence genome and encodes:
- a CDS encoding uncharacterized protein (EggNog:ENOG503NU9Q~COG:U~TransMembrane:9 (o6-26i51-72o78-97i104-123o135-160i172-192o212-229i241-261o273-291i)) is translated as MIEDKYVGLALAMCSALAIGTSFVITKKGLIQAEERHGFEGEGFVYLKNPLWWAGIATLGVGEVCNFAAYAFAPAILVTPLGALSVLIGAVLGSYFLKEELGTLGKLGSAICLIGAVVIVLHAPPDEEIETIDQILHYAIQPGFLLYAICVVGFAVFMIYRIAPVYGKKNALIYLSICSTVGSISVMSVKAFGIALKLTFAGNNQFSHPSTYVFLILTAVCILTQMNYFNKALATFPTNIVNPLYYVTFTTATLCASFILFSGFNTTDPVNTLSLLCGFLVTFTGVYLLNLSRGDPNGQKLVAGRGGLDATPTDMVSSFQTRRSMQSRRSGDPARHSIGSIHGDREGLIRAYDEEEAAGFGLTDLAEESDDNTGRANGRTNGKKEHRNNDIELETRKSAER
- the RPS3 gene encoding 40S ribosomal protein S3 (COG:J~BUSCO:EOG092647L7~EggNog:ENOG503NU07), giving the protein MAHPGSQISKRRKFVADGVFYAELNEFFQRELAEEGYSGVEVRVTPTVTDIIIRATHTQEVLGEQGRRIRELTSLIQKRFKFPENSVSLYAAKVQNRGLSAVAQCESLRYKLLNGLAVRRACYGVLRFIMESGAKGCEVVVSGKLRAARAKSMKFTDGFMIHSGQPAKDFIDSATRHVLLRQGVLGIKVKIMRGSDPEGKAGPQKSLPDAVTIIEPKEEQAVLQPVSQDYGAKAAQNLASQDARNAEQEGEAEAAPAEQ
- the YMR1 gene encoding phosphatidylinositol-3-phosphatase ymr1 (COG:S~EggNog:ENOG503NVN3~BUSCO:EOG09261ABB), which gives rise to MEARKVIHNVQGIYGGQATKGTLRLTDFHMVFCAPVGPPANDTASTPPKTRERWLTYPMLCYCALRPTLPTSRQAPSVRLRCRDFTFVTFNFTDNDAARDAYDFIRGRTCKLGTVERLFAFSHRPLKNEREVNGWEIYDPKAEFRRQGISEKLPDRGWRITHINKDYTFCDTYPAVLVVPSKISDNVLKYAREFRSRNRVPVLSYIHPVNNCTITRSSQPLAGITRKTNVQDEKLVAASFSAWVPGGSEEPTPPSSQLDVANGSPMLASELSDTERYEDELISRSAAIYDEKTGEQIVYGRQQTNMIVDARPTINAMVNQVQGMGSENMDKYPFATKSFLSIENIHVMRSSLNKVIETLKDADVSPLPPNRELLHQSGWLRHIHSVLDGSAIIARRIGIRHSHVLIHCSDGWDRTSQLSALAQIMLDPYYRTLEGFVVLVEKDWLSFGHMFRLRSGHLNHEDWFTIQKDALAGSKIQPGENDGRNDAFQNVLSGAKRFFNPNKDDADLDAISETASGKVVDDEATTPKMVSPVFHQFLDCTYQLVRQNPNRFEFNERFLRRLLYHLYSCQYGTFLYNSEKQRKDARVSERTSSVWDYFLCRKAEFTNPDYDPTINDRERGQERILLPNLKEIRWWYQLFGRTDDEMNGALHAAALAENDRQAAVSNLGQGSPGALSRSAAASPKPPGLASSQSVLAAVETAHETLTPSSQQSTLRRSASAEGPGAFASIRDGISGLSLGRGMLSNLGQNDQSAPETPCRTDQELREMA